AAAGATTTCACTCCAGTCTACAAAGCTTTTATTCGAGGTCAGGATGATGCTTGCCTTTTCGTAACGGCGAGTTATAAGTCGAAAGTGGCGAGCTTCGCGTTGTCTGGGAAGAATTGCCAAAAGGGCTCCAAGGTTAATGGCACACTGGCGTATTGGCTGTGTGTCAGCGGTTGTATAAGAAGAGCCTTATGAGCTGAGAGGTTCAAGTACGGTTCCGTGAGCAGCCATGATGAGATGGGTTTGCTCAGTCTGATTGAGGTGGCAGTAGTTATCTTTATTATGCCTTCAGTTTTGCAAGGTGAATACTCGTTACCGGAGCGACTTTCTGGAAATCATGAGTTTAAACCGGTAACCCGTACTCATCCAGACTATCAATATTATTACTGGAACGGGGCGAAGTTTGATCGTCGTCCGGGGGGGTGGTGACGAGTCTGGTTGTGGTCGTGGAGGAATTCGCAGAGCCTCCTATTCGCAGAGCCTCCTAGAGTAGGGGTGCATGTATTGGGGCCTGGTAATCAGTGTTATGCAATACATTAACTGATGTTACGCACTTTAAGCGAAGGAATCAGGGCTACAGAGTGTAATGACCTCGTTCGGAAACCTTGATGATTCGTAGAGGGTGCGTAACTCCAGACATTAATGCTTTTGCTGTCTGAAATCGTGGTTGCCAGACAGCAAAAAGCACAGATTGGTCAGGCTGTTACTCAGCGCCCCATGCCTTCCGCAACAAACGGACGAATGCGCTTCAGCATTTCTTTGAAGATCTTAGGGTTACCACAAACGATCTGGTTCTTGTCCAGAAAGTCGTGACCGCCCATAAAGTCACCACACAGGCCGCCTGCTTCCTGAATGATCAGGGAGCCTGCTGCCATGTCGTAGTTCTGCAGACCGAATTCCCAGAAGCAGTCCAGCTTGCCGGAAGCCACGTAAGCCAGATCCAGAGATGCAGCGCCGCAACGACGGATGCCGGCGGTATCGCCCAGCATGGCGCGCATCATGTTCAGGTAGCCGTCCAGGTAGTTCAGGTTGTTGCCGGAGAAAGGAATACCGGTACCTACCAGAGCGCCTTCCATGGAACGACGATCAGTTACACGAATGCGCTTGCTGTTCAGGGTTGCGCCCTGACCACGGCTGGCGCAGTAGGTTTCGTCCTTGATTGGATCCAGAATAACAGCGTGCTCAATGCGGCCGCGGTACTGGCAGGCAATAGAGATAGCGAACTGAGGGATACCACGGATGAAGTTAGTGGTACCGTCCAGAGGGTCGATGATCCAGAGGTAATCCTTGCCTTCACCTTTACCTTCAGTGTGGCCACTTTCTTCACCGAAGAAACCGTGGTCCGGGTACGCTTTACGCAGAGAGGAGATGATCATCTCTTCAGAAGCGCGATCCACCTGGGTAACGAAGTCGTTGCGGTCTTTCGCTTCAACTTTGAGGCTCTCAAGATCACGGTAAGCGTGAACAATAATTTCGGCAGCGGCGCGAGCGGCGCGCAGCGCCATGTTTACCATCGGTTGCATAGGCTGGATTACATCTGAAATGTGAAAGATCGAATATGAATATCGGAAGAAGTTGCCATAGGGGTAGCCCCCGGTACCTTCGAGCCAGTGACAGACTGA
Above is a window of Endozoicomonas montiporae CL-33 DNA encoding:
- a CDS encoding inositol monophosphatase family protein, which translates into the protein MALRAARAAAEIIVHAYRDLESLKVEAKDRNDFVTQVDRASEEMIISSLRKAYPDHGFFGEESGHTEGKGEGKDYLWIIDPLDGTTNFIRGIPQFAISIACQYRGRIEHAVILDPIKDETYCASRGQGATLNSKRIRVTDRRSMEGALVGTGIPFSGNNLNYLDGYLNMMRAMLGDTAGIRRCGAASLDLAYVASGKLDCFWEFGLQNYDMAAGSLIIQEAGGLCGDFMGGHDFLDKNQIVCGNPKIFKEMLKRIRPFVAEGMGR